ctgaaatactgtgatgagatcttgaggcccattgtgaggcccatttttttaatgtatctgtgaccaacagatacatatctgtattcccagtcatatgaaatccatagatttgggcctaacaaatgtatttaaattgacagattttctCCTACTAACTGTAaatctgtaaaatctttgaaattgttgcatgttgcgtgtatattttttgttcagtataggtaTTGAGAAGTCATTGAAAGTAGATTAccttttaaaaaattaaaatgtttaattgaagtttactttctgaattgactgccttcatTTCCAATTCCAATTGACCCTAAACCTGGCCTACATGAAATCACATCTGAATACTCAAGCGTTCTCTCAAAGAGATCCTATTCAATTactctaattcctaattctaaaCATTCCCAAACTTTAACTGGAGTTGTTCAGTCTGATGCTGATTCTCCTCTTCTTGCTCATAACCCATTTGACCTTGTGGAAGTGCCTTCTTAATGGTAGAGGCGAAGCACTGACACCATCTGGGAGTTTTCCAACACTAAACAGTCATGGGAAGATTATAACACTGATGTGTGTAATATTATCTAACGTCATCTTCCCCTTTCCCAGTACTCGTATGGGCTGGGAACTCTCTGTGATAACTTATTTACAGTACTTTTACAGTACATCCTGCATTATACAACAATGAGAACACTGCAACTAGTAACTTTACAAAGTAAAATACTGTTACTTAGTTGCATAATACTGTACATTTGGAAAACTGTAGAGCGGCTGCATTAGTTTGAAATTGTACGGTTAGGTTAATGAAATTATTGGAAGCCATTTATTTTTGCAACTCGCTGTTTTCTTGTTTGTGTATTTATGACATCAAAAAagaaatgggcaaatgttgcacaatccggGTGTGGAAATCTTTTAGAGACTTCCTCGgaaagactcacatctgtaatcgctgctaaaggtgcttctacaaagtattgactcaggggtgctaatacttacgtaaatgagatatttctgtattttatttgggccattatgggttattgtgtgtagattgctgagaatattttatttatttaattcattttgaatttaggctgtaacatgacaaaatgtggaataatgtggggtatgaataatttctgaaggcactgtaattgtatgtgtggggtacagaggtgaggtagtcgtaaaaaaaaaaatgttaaacactattatttcacaaagagtgagtccatgtgACTTGTCAAGCTAatttttactcttgaacttatttagttgccataacaaagtgttgaatacttattgactcaagacatttcagattttccttttttattaatttgtaaaagtttctaaaaatataattccactttgacattatgtggtattgtgtgtaggcaagTGACAAAACGtttcaatttaatacattttaaatccgggctgtaacacaacaaaatgtggaaatagtgcGTGAATTTTCTGAAGGCACGGTGTACAAAACTATTAATTCAAATATTTATATGTGTAATAAAGTACAACATTTGTATctgaccctaacccaaccctaaacctagctgtAGCCCTAATCCTAGCCTGAAACAAGTCTTTCACCTTCAATGCCAAACAATGATTGATCAGCCTATTTCTGTGATGACCAGTGGATCTGAGTTCTTCTTCCCATTCAGAAGATGTGGGCTGAGATATGGATACATTTCCCCAGTGAAGGAATACCCAGTGAAAGAATATATATGAGCCTTAGCTTCCACATCATAAAAAGACACCAACCCTTCCTCATAATCCACAAACACCCCCACCTTCTGGGGTTTCTCCATCGGTGACAAGAGAAAAGGAGGGTCCCCCAAGGCTCCGTATTGGTCCCCATTATAATGCACTATTGCCCAGTAACCATTAGTAGGATTCACAGAGAGTTGCCCCTTCCTGTTGGCATCTCCTCTTGCAATTCCCAGATCCCAACCCGTCTTGTTCCCGACATCCACCTCCCAGTATGATCTCCCAGACGTTAACATGTTGTGCCCCAGCACGCTGCCGAAGTGATCAAAGCGATCCGGACGGTCAGGGAGGTCCTGTATCTTCCCTCCGTCTCTCACCTCTTTCCCGTCCTCAGAGAGAACCAGCTGTATGTTGGCTGTGTCTGGGTCCAGGGTCACATCAACTGAATAATATCAGATATGGACGTTATTGTTATGACAAGATACAGCACAGTATTTGGGCATGTACAAGGCCTATCAGTTGGCCTGAATGAAGTTAAAATGTGGCCTACTACAAAGTGAATGTGGTTGAGATCGATGTATGCTAATGAAGATTGAAGTCTTTATATACTAATGTATATATGAAATGTAACAATACACACCTGCAAACTTCaggatcctctcaagttctgtggAAGAAACACATTTTTGGGCTGTCATGGTCAATTGTAGTATGACAAAGTTAAACAAAGAATACAGCAATGTATGCAGATTATATGTCTAAAATGTACAGTGCAttaaaaaagtattcagacccctttgactttttccacattttgttgccttacagcaTGAACTGACAACTGTGTgacgttatatagacaggtgtgtgcctttccaaatcatgtacaatcaattgaatttaccacaggtggactccaatcaagttgtagaaacatctcaaggctgATCAATTctaacaggatgtacctgagctcaatttcgagtctcacagcaaagggtctgaatacgtaagTAAATAAGGTACAAAATAAATGagctaaaaaaaatctaaaacctgttttcgtttggtcattatggcgtattgtgtgtagattgatgaggaaatgtatttatttaatccatttttagaaaaaggctgtaacgtaaacaaaatgtggaaatggtcaagggatctgaaaaccttccgaatgcactgtatatgtatggTTTTCAACACTGCTGTCATCTCACCAATCGAGGAGAGCTTCTCAAGCTCCTGCTCAATTTTCTCCATCATGGTTGAACGGCTGCTTCTCATAGTACCAAAGGAGACTTCAGTATCAAGTGAGACCTCAGTCCAGTCTCTACCATCACCCAGCCCCGACAGAGATGGGAAGGTCTggtggagagacagatggagaggaaagagagaagaaaaaagaGACTGTCACAGAGAAAGATGATTCAACAGTTTTATTTCGTTATATCATTATAGTGTATAATTATATAAATCAAATTTGAAAACAATTTGACAGACAATAGTCGCCCAGTCCAGTACAATCCATGCATTTCACACATACTGGTACACAAACACATGCATCAACCAACTTAGGAACAGCTTGCGGACTTTTCAGTCACCTAGCCCCATACAGAGTGCGAGCAGCTTGCAAACTCTTCAATCATATAGCGCAATAAAGAGTGCGAGCAGCTTGTAGACTGTTCAGTCATCTTCCCCAATACAATGCGAGCAGCTTGCAGGCTGTTCCGTCAACTAGAGTGATACAGTCCCGGGAGGAATCATTTGTGGGTGATCTATGCCGCTCACAGATCCAAAGGGTTAAACGTTCAAGTAAAGTCGCTCACCTGCAGGAAGTGAATGTGATCCTCTAGGTTAGCAACGTCCTCCAGCTGACCGATGATGTCTCTCAGCTGTCTGATCTCTTTCTGCAGCTCTTGGGTGAGTTCTTCTGCCTCTCGCTCCAtgtcctgttgcctcttctccagGGGCCTGAGAGCCTCTCGCCGGGTCTCCTCTACAGTGGTCATCACTACTTCAAACACAGAgtctatctccctcctctccctgtccagtTGGGCCTAAAGGGATAGGTGGTGGACAACAACTAAGTAATACCTCAATGTCGATCTCATTCCCTCTCTGATTTTGCCTCTCTGTCGGTCTCACTTTTCACTTGGCTTTTCTCTGTGCTTGTCTCACTGTCTGTGCGTGTACCGTATGTCTCATGTCTCCAGCTCTCTTTTTGTATGCACGtctcacactctgtacctcttgTCCCTCTCTGTGTACAACGGGTCTCTCTGTCTCATGTTTAACTGTCTCACTGCTACAGTGCTCCACCTCTGCATGTGGACTTGTAGTACCGCACTCTGACTCACACAGGACTCCCCTTGCAGGCATATACCTAATGTATTTATGCATGCAGTCCTtagtacaaaatatatatatttctctctctctctctctctctctctctctctctctctctcgctctcgctctctcgctctctctctctctctctctctctctctccctccctccctccctccctccctccctccctccctccctccctccctccctctccctctccctctccctccccccctccctccttgtAGAGCACTGTTACAGCACAGCTCTGTGCTTGCAGGTAGACATGTAGTACCTCACTCTGAATCACTCAGGACCCACCTTGCAGAGGTCCATGGATTCCCTGATctcctccacctttctctctctctccaggatccTTTCCTGCATCTCAGCCAGGCTGCTGCCCAGCTCACccttgtaaataaaataaaaacatggaaAGAAAAAGGAATCATACATTAGTTTATCATTATTAATGTAGTAATCACGCAATACACACTCTCCTTCAGACTCACCCAATACTATACACATAGCCATAATTGAACCCTTAGGAATTATGACCTCACCTTCTTCTTGTCCCACTCCGTTTCTGTGGAGACGACCTCGTGACCCTCCTCCATGCAGAGGGCACAGACACAACGCCCCTCCGCCCTGCTGTACAACTCCAGGGGTCGACCATGGGTCAGACAGGCCCTCCCATCCAGGTCATCCACAGGGGCCACCAATCTATGAATACACATGTTTACACTTTCCAATCAAGAAAAGTAAGAATAAAAAACAAGTGTATCCAAGTGTGTTTTCTGGTGTATTTCCTATTATGTAAATTCAGAGTTTCTTCAAGTTCTTTGGTATGAACTGTGATTAAGAATCAATAAAGTCAACCTGTGGCCCTTCAGCCTGTCTGCAGTGGTGTGGGTTTGCAGGTGAGTCTCGCAGTATGAGGCCAGGCACAGCAAGCAGGACTTATGGGCCTTGAGTTTCCTCTCAGTGCAGACATCACAGGCCACCTCGCCCAAGGCTCCGGAATATTCCTCTGGCTTACTTTCCTGGGCCTTCTTCAGTTCTTGGATTAGGGACCTGAGGATGATGTTCACCTGTGGGTAACATTGTATTGCGCTATTATGCTTTGTTTATGCATTCATTATTCAATCTAATACAACTTTATTTATCACCTCAGGGACAATTAAGAAAAGCAAACCAGTTTTTTATTCCTTATTTTATCCGGTGAGTTGACTGATAATACTATGTTATTTACGTCAATGACTTACAGAAAGTTATAAAACATAGTCAAAATGTATACTTAACCGACAAAATATATAAGCAAGCAAAAAAACACAAACAATCGAAAATGTCATAGAAACATAAGATCGAGCATAGAATCATAAGAAACACGTTCTTCCTTAAAAAGGTCCTCAGACAGCCGTCTGAACTGCCTCAGAGGCACCAATTCCTCCAATTTCAGCGAACTCGGTAGACTCAGGcgtactcaactcttaccctacgaggtccggatgACCGCTGGTttcctgttctacctgataattaatctcacacacctggtgtcacgggtctaaatcagtccctggttagaggggaacaatgtcaaaatgcaatggaactgacttcgaggtccagagttgagttcgAGGGCTGTAGACCATTCCATAAGCAAGGTGCAAAATAGCTTAAGGCAGATTTCCCTAACTCTGTCGAGATCTAAGGGATCTCCAGGGTGAGCCATCCCTGAGACCGTGTCTGATTTCTGTAGGATAACAGAGAAGTGAGGTACGGTGATCGTTTACGCAAGAGGGATTtataaacaaaaaaaagtgtgcaAATGCATCTATGAAACTTCAAACTTGGCCAGTCTACTTTCTGGTACAGAGTTCAGTGATGTGTG
This Oncorhynchus clarkii lewisi isolate Uvic-CL-2024 chromosome 21, UVic_Ocla_1.0, whole genome shotgun sequence DNA region includes the following protein-coding sequences:
- the LOC139378856 gene encoding E3 ubiquitin-protein ligase TRIM39-like, which produces MASSSLHSVNMDTPILIKHHLYCSICLDLFENPVTTHCGHSFCQSCLGRNLHLNDLTCPLCKKHLRGNPQVNIILRSLIQELKKAQESKPEEYSGALGEVACDVCTERKLKAHKSCLLCLASYCETHLQTHTTADRLKGHRLVAPVDDLDGRACLTHGRPLELYSRAEGRCVCALCMEEGHEVVSTETEWDKKKGELGSSLAEMQERILERERKVEEIRESMDLCKAQLDRERREIDSVFEVVMTTVEETRREALRPLEKRQQDMEREAEELTQELQKEIRQLRDIIGQLEDVANLEDHIHFLQTFPSLSGLGDGRDWTEVSLDTEVSFGTMRSSRSTMMEKIEQELEKLSSIELERILKFAVDVTLDPDTANIQLVLSEDGKEVRDGGKIQDLPDRPDRFDHFGSVLGHNMLTSGRSYWEVDVGNKTGWDLGIARGDANRKGQLSVNPTNGYWAIVHYNGDQYGALGDPPFLLSPMEKPQKVGVFVDYEEGLVSFYDVEAKAHIYSFTGYSFTGEMYPYLSPHLLNGKKNSDPLVITEIG